In Granulicella mallensis MP5ACTX8, the sequence GAGACATGACATTGAGCGTCGTCCCCCAGAGAAGAAGAGCGATCAATACGCCGGTGATGCCGGGCGGCAGCGCCAGCAGAATAATGAAGGGATCGAGAAACGACCGGAACTGCGCTACAAGGATGAGATACAGCAGAAGGATAGAGAGCGTAAGACCGATGGCGAAGCTTCGGAAGGAAGCGTACATGGATTCGACGCTGCCCGTCAGGGTTGCCTCCATTCCATGCGGCGTCTGGGTGGTATCGACGATGTGCTGGATCTCTCGCGTGATGTGGCCAAGGTCCTCATGCTCAGGACGCACATAGATATCAATCACCCGCCGGATCTGCGTGTGATCCAACTCGGTAGGAGCATTGAACTGCTGAATCGTAGCCACCATATCGAGGCGTGTGGGCTGCGTCACATTGACGCCATGCAGCGGAATCGCCTTGAGGTCATCGATCGATTTGACCTGGCCTTCCTTGTACATGACTGTCAGGAAGTAATTATTACCGCTGTTGGGATCGATCCAGATGCTGGGAGCGATCATCTGGTTGGAAGTCAGTGCGGTAATAACGTTTGAAACCACCTCTTTTTCCGTAAGGCCCAGTTCGCTGGCGCGAGTGCGATCGATCGACAGCCGAAGCGAGGGATAGTCGACATCCTGCGGAATATAGACATCGGCGACTCCGTGAATGGCCCGGATTCGCGCAGCGATTCCTTGCGCCACGCTGTAGTCGGCGTTTATATCGTTGCCGGCGACTCGTACGTCGATGGGGGCAGGTGATCCCATATTCAAAATGCCATCTACAAGACTGCCACTCGAAAAGAACGCTTGCAGCTCGGGCATCTGGTTAGCAATCTTGCGTTTGACCTCGTCGATGTACTTGAAGCTGCTGATCGTATGATCGGGCTTGAGCGCTACCTGCGTGAAGCCGGTGTGCATGGCCGAGTTCGGAGAATAAAGCGCCGAGAACCCGGGATCGACGCCTATATTGGAGACGATCATCCCCATATCGTGTTTTGAGACGATGCTGCGAATGAGATTTTCGAGGCGCGTGGTCTCCTGCTCGGTATCGTCGAGCCTGGTTCCAGAAGGGGCTTTGAAATTAATGACGAACTGGCCGGCATCCGTTCGGGGAAAGAAGGAGAGCCCCAACAAAGGAAACAGCAACAGGCTCAGCAAAAATAGAACACCAAAGCCAACCAGCGTAGCGCGTGGCCAATCGAGGACGCGCGCCACAAGACGGTCGTAGCGGTGCAGGAGAGCTTCAAAGGCAGCACTAAAGTGTGCGTTGAAGCGCGCGGCAAGGCCGGGTTTGACTGCCGGATCGGCGGGGATCATCTCTTCGGTCTCCGCAGATTCGTGAACAACGTCTCCATGAGCGCTCTTGATGAACCGGGCGCAGAAGAGTGGAACAACCGTGAGCGCGACGAAGTACGAGGCGAAGAGAGAGATCACGACGGCGAGAGCAAGGGCCGAAAAGAGAAAGCGGCTTACCCCATAAAGCAGCGTCACAGGAAAGAAGACGACGACTGTAGTGAGAGTGCCGGCGAGTACCGGCAGGGCGACTTCCCTTCCTCCTTTTTCGGCGGCGACCACCGGTGACTCGCCGCCTTCAAGATGCCGAAAGATGTTTTCCAAGACGACAACGGAGTTATCGATGAGACGCGACAACGCCAGTGCCAAACCGCCCAGGATCATGCTGTTCACCGAACTGCCTGCCAAATGAAGGATGAAGAAGGTAGTGAGCAGGGACAGGGGAATAGAGAAGAACACGGCGATGGTCGCACGCACGCTTCCAAGAAAGATAAGGATCATCAGGCAGGTGAGAAAAAGGCCAACCCCTCCCTCATGCAGCAATGTTTCGATGGCGGTCTTTACGAATCGCGACTGATCGAAGACGATCTTGCTTTCCAGAGAAGGCGGGACGTCGTAGAGCTTCTTGAGCGTCGTCTGTACGCCGTTGACGATAGCGATCGTATTGGAGTCTCCGCCTTGCTTGAAGATGGGCAGATAGACGGCACGCAGGCCATCGACATGCACGATGTTGTACTGCAAACCGAACGAGTCTTTGGCCACGGCCACATCGCCCACACGGACCGGCGATTGACCGACCATCTTGATCGGAACCTGCGCGATGTCGTCAGGCCCCTTCAACATGGAGTTCGTATAGATGTTGTAGTCATAACGACCGATCTGCACATCGCCCGCGGGCAGAATCACATTGGCATCGTTGACCGACCGCACGACATCCATCGGGCTAAGCTGGTTCGCCTCCAGCTTGTAAGGATCGGTATACAGCATGATCTGACGCCAGCGGCCGCCAAAGGGCTGCGGCACGGACGCACCGGGCACACCGGCCAACTGGTTGCGTACAAAGTTCTGCCCAATGTCTTTGAGCGTGCTCTCGTTCAGCCCAGCGCCACTCAGCGTCACCAGAGCAACGGGAAGACTCGAAGCGTCCTGCTTGAGAACGATTGGGGGATAGGTGCCGGGCGGCATATCCTTCATATCGCTCATGGCAAGCGTAGAGATGGACGCCGCCGCTGCATCGGGATCGGTGCCGGCACGGAAGTAAACCTTGACGAGACTTACACCCGGCAGCGAACGCGACTCCATGTGATCGATGCCGCTGGCGAGTGTGAACTGGCGCTCCAGATGATAGGTAATGTTGGTCTCGATCTGCTGCGGAGGCATGCCGGAGTAGAAGGTAGCCACCGCGACAACCGGCAGATTGATCGGCGGGAACATATCCACCGCCATGCTGCCCGTGCTGACCGTGCCGAGGATCATCACCACAAGGCACAGAACAACGATCAGATATGGGTTCTTTATCGCAAATCCCGACATAGTTCCGGCTTCCTCGCTCTGGATCGGTTAGCTGAATGGAGAGCTGAATCGAGTGGACAGTTCAGCTACGGCTGGTGCCGTTGGCCTCGTAGCTCGCGGGATGCGCGTCTACCTTTTCTCCGTCGGAGAGTCCGCTATGGCGGCCCACAACCACCTGGTCACCGCTGCTCAGACCGGAGAGTATCTCGACACGCGTGGGTGTCTGCAGACCCACTGTGACGCTCACCAGATGCAGCTCGTTTCCGCGAACGACATAGGCATGCTGCACGCTGCTGCCAAGGCCATCGATCGCATCTACAGGAACGCTAAGCACATTGGGATGATCGGCGAGATGTAGATGGACCTCCGCATACATACCGGGAACGAGCTTGCCGTCTGGATTCGGCACGTCAACCTCGGTCTCCATCGTGCGGGTCGAAGCCTGCAAGGAGTCGGCATAGCGTGTGATCTTGCCCTTGATGGTTCGGCCCAAGGTAACGACATTCACATCGACCGGTTGCCCGTCATGAATCTCGGCAACTGCGTTCACTGGTACAGGCAGCATCAGGCGAAGAAGGCTGTTCTCTGCCAGTCGCACCACCGGCATGGCCTGGGTCTGTGACGAGATGCCTGCCTGGATCATGGAGCCGGTATTGGCATAGCGCTTGGTGATGACCCCGGCAAAAGGAGCGCGGATGCTCGCATACTGAAGCATCGCATTCGTGCGAGAGAGCTCGGATTCAGCCTGCGACTTTGTCTGCAGAGCTGCATTGAGCGCCGACTGCGCACCGGCAAGCTGCGCGGCAGCCTCAAGGTCACGCGACTGCGCGACATCTACTTCCTGCCGCGGAACCAGGCCAGGCTCTCTGGTTAGAACATCCTGAATTCGCTGGAAAGAGAGATGCGTGATGTTCGCTTCAGCCTGGGCTCGCTGAATCGCTCCCCTTGCTGTAACGACGTTCGCCTGTGCCGCAGCGACACCGGCGTTCGCCTTTGCCATTTCGTCCTGTAGTTCGGGGACCTCGAGAGTGGCAAGCAGATCGCCCTGCCGAACGTGGTCGCCGATATCGACGCGAATGTTTTTGACATAGCCCGCCACCTTGGCCATCACGTCGACATCCTGGTAAGGCACAAACTCGGCCGTCAGGACCAGGTCGTTGGTCAGCGTCGCCGGAGCGACGGAGGCAACGGGAACGCCTGGCACATCGAGAGCAGCAACAGGAGTGGCCTGATGGCAAGAGGTCAACAGGCATGCGGCACCTGTAGTCAGCGTGACGAGCGCCAGCAGTCGTCGGCAAAGAGCCATGTCGAGAGGTCCTTTCAGTTCAAGAGGCCGGCCGCGTAATCCAACTCGGCGCGACGGGCGAGATAGCTGTAGTTGGAGTCGGCCGCATCGATCTCGGCGGAGGTTTCGTTCAACTGCGCTTCGTTGAGCTCCACAATGCTGCCCAATCCGGCACCATAGCGAGCCTGTGCCAGACGCAGAGCTTCCTTACTCTGGGCTACGAGCCGTGCGGAGACATCGAGGCTGCGAAAGGCTTCGTTGGCGCGATACCAGCCGTCCCTCACCTGCTCGTTGACTTCGAGCTTTACCTCGTCGGCATCGCGTGCACGCGCATTGGCCTCAAGCTCGGCCTCGCTACGGCGAGCCGCAAAGAGGCCTCCGTTGAAGACCGGAATGTTGAGATTGAAGCCCGCTGCAGCGTAGTTATCGTGCAGGGTATGGTCGCGGAACGGCACCTCCCCGGCAGATCCCACCGCGCTGAGCGTGGGATAGCTCAACCGTTTCTCCGAGAGTGCAAACTGGACCGCGGCACGCTGCTGGGCTTGCGCTGCGTTGAGGTCGGCGCGTTGCGTGTCTGCGAGAGAGAGGAACGAAGCAGGATCGGGAGCGAGCGACGCAGGCAGGTCTACCTCTTCCAGAGGGGCAACGACAGGCTGT encodes:
- a CDS encoding efflux RND transporter permease subunit, coding for MSGFAIKNPYLIVVLCLVVMILGTVSTGSMAVDMFPPINLPVVAVATFYSGMPPQQIETNITYHLERQFTLASGIDHMESRSLPGVSLVKVYFRAGTDPDAAAASISTLAMSDMKDMPPGTYPPIVLKQDASSLPVALVTLSGAGLNESTLKDIGQNFVRNQLAGVPGASVPQPFGGRWRQIMLYTDPYKLEANQLSPMDVVRSVNDANVILPAGDVQIGRYDYNIYTNSMLKGPDDIAQVPIKMVGQSPVRVGDVAVAKDSFGLQYNIVHVDGLRAVYLPIFKQGGDSNTIAIVNGVQTTLKKLYDVPPSLESKIVFDQSRFVKTAIETLLHEGGVGLFLTCLMILIFLGSVRATIAVFFSIPLSLLTTFFILHLAGSSVNSMILGGLALALSRLIDNSVVVLENIFRHLEGGESPVVAAEKGGREVALPVLAGTLTTVVVFFPVTLLYGVSRFLFSALALAVVISLFASYFVALTVVPLFCARFIKSAHGDVVHESAETEEMIPADPAVKPGLAARFNAHFSAAFEALLHRYDRLVARVLDWPRATLVGFGVLFLLSLLLFPLLGLSFFPRTDAGQFVINFKAPSGTRLDDTEQETTRLENLIRSIVSKHDMGMIVSNIGVDPGFSALYSPNSAMHTGFTQVALKPDHTISSFKYIDEVKRKIANQMPELQAFFSSGSLVDGILNMGSPAPIDVRVAGNDINADYSVAQGIAARIRAIHGVADVYIPQDVDYPSLRLSIDRTRASELGLTEKEVVSNVITALTSNQMIAPSIWIDPNSGNNYFLTVMYKEGQVKSIDDLKAIPLHGVNVTQPTRLDMVATIQQFNAPTELDHTQIRRVIDIYVRPEHEDLGHITREIQHIVDTTQTPHGMEATLTGSVESMYASFRSFAIGLTLSILLLYLILVAQFRSFLDPFIILLALPPGITGVLIALLLWGTTLNVMSLMGVVMLAGIALSNSILIVEFAHHLLKEGMAVREAIITSCRVRLRPILMTSLATVIGLLPMALKLGEGSESYAPLAQALIGGLTLSVLLTVFLVPAGFFLVYRSKVQG
- a CDS encoding efflux RND transporter periplasmic adaptor subunit, with protein sequence MALCRRLLALVTLTTGAACLLTSCHQATPVAALDVPGVPVASVAPATLTNDLVLTAEFVPYQDVDVMAKVAGYVKNIRVDIGDHVRQGDLLATLEVPELQDEMAKANAGVAAAQANVVTARGAIQRAQAEANITHLSFQRIQDVLTREPGLVPRQEVDVAQSRDLEAAAQLAGAQSALNAALQTKSQAESELSRTNAMLQYASIRAPFAGVITKRYANTGSMIQAGISSQTQAMPVVRLAENSLLRLMLPVPVNAVAEIHDGQPVDVNVVTLGRTIKGKITRYADSLQASTRTMETEVDVPNPDGKLVPGMYAEVHLHLADHPNVLSVPVDAIDGLGSSVQHAYVVRGNELHLVSVTVGLQTPTRVEILSGLSSGDQVVVGRHSGLSDGEKVDAHPASYEANGTSRS